The Coffea arabica cultivar ET-39 chromosome 9e, Coffea Arabica ET-39 HiFi, whole genome shotgun sequence genome has a window encoding:
- the LOC113710221 gene encoding uncharacterized protein isoform X3, whose amino-acid sequence MLPREVGDPNGHGTIPACASVDKCGEYPMEQEVNENKGDTADGVGNRNEVEDGYEDEDEEEDVDFNPLLKDSPSQEASSSLSSENEGLDADVTDIRENASASVATDSTAKLPSPVQDCPVGDTDPGEEVVTQTETSTAGECKKGSEIGSLHEKSEGSGSRMFVDSDLVAGEFSPAVHSGKPVINMDDEDAICMRTRARYSLASFTLDELETFLQETDDDDDLQNVDDEEEYRKFLAAVLLGGDGDPQSAQENDNVDDEDEENDADFELEIEEALESDIDEDARDGIQEEVYDVAGRRPKTRQNRRKKASVEGNKKLLGQSKRPLRPLLPSAPLAQRLPFSTLDGKSFIMNHAADFPPSTTDGSINGFSPHQIGQLHCLIHEHMQLLVQEYHRRQVGLTCDTRSEREPLFPLSCFPASEPCDQILRGADSPTLSVAHLSPKSDRTPKKTMASALVERAKKQSVALVPKEIAEIAQRFYPLFNPALYPHKPPPAPLANRVLFTEAEDELLALGLMEYNTDWKAIQQRFLPCKSKHQIFVRQKNRSSSKAPENPIKAVRRMKNSPLTADEIARIEEGLKIFKLDWMSIWKFFVPYRDPSLLPRQWRIANGTQKSYKCDATKNAKRQLYERNRRASKPAALPNWQTSPEKEDNSTDKVCVDKNNVRNQMDREEESYVHEAFLADWGPGTSNLASSFPNSQQQEKSPLQPPLQEGSQVSEQLRRSGSEGAQAPIFNEFPAAVRSSSSQVCGRPYRARRVNNARLVKLAPDLPPVNLPPSVRVMSQSAFKSYQGGATVQPSSANSSVIGPGAEAGVGKVVKHTANSGVCNSAKAGQITISPVNANTSNRQPRDSLIIRNKDASEERDESDLQMHPLLFQAPENSHFPYYPLHSSASASSSFNFFAGSPPQLNLSLFHNPRHANSAVNFLAKSLKPSESGSSCRVDFHPLLQRSEDVNSSSVAACSTAQFSANLETSEGRCAQVQSPLGGTPSMCCAHNSSAASAVSPGQKINELDLDICLSSTSRQHKALGSEDVNECGTAVSVANAKDFRNLGSPMPKDSLKQSSQYMPVAYAPDKIGSKLDSGVHAVVVASDEGNRSSADNTEDQSLPEIVMEQEELSDSEDEVGENVEFECEEMADSEAEEGSDSDQMVDMQNEDVEKADADADSNDQQDDPIRCDDSEGNAFQTVEGCQMGKKIDHSSSSLSLNLNSCPPGSPLMKKPNNGSLKGSNTAPDEKVHSGARAATENIPSNDDNVASQKQVVELGSQSNLNSGITSSKKPRKRACGADLRLRRGTPKRRNTSLKTDMNSAKSKQDS is encoded by the exons ATGCTACCACGGGAAGTTGGGGACCCCAATGGGCATGGTACAATTCCTGCCTGTGCCAGCGTAGACAAATGTGGTGAATATCCAATGGAACAAGAGGTCAATGAGAACAAGGGCGATACTGCAGATGGTGTTGGTAACAGAAATGAGGTTGAGGATGGatatgaagatgaagatgaggaAGAGGATGTAGATTTCAATCCTTTATTAAAGGATTCTCCTTCTCAAGAAGCTTCTTCAAGCTTGAGCTCTGAAAATGAAGGTTTGGATGCTGATGTTACGGATATTAGGGAAAATGCTTCTGCATCTGTAGCAACTGATTCCACAGCAAAGCTTCCCAGTCCAGTGCAGGACTGTCCTGTGGGAGACACTGACCCAGGTGAAGAGGTTGTGACACAGACTGAAACTTCTACTGCAGGAGAATGTAAAAAAGGCTCCGAAATTGGGTCCCTGCATGAAAAGAGTGAAGGATCAGGCAGCCGGATGTTTGTTGATAGTGATTTGGTGGCTGGGGAGTTCAGCCCTGCTGTACATTCCGGGAAGCCTGTAATAAATATGGACGATGAGGATGCAATTTGCATGCGCACAAGAGCTCGATACTCACTTGCTAGCTTTACACTTGATGAATTGGAGACTTTTCTTCAAGAAacagatgatgatgatgacctTCAAAatgttgatgatgaagaagagtACAGGAAATTTCTTGCTGCTGTTCTACTTGGTGGGGATGGGGACCCTCAAAGTGCACAAGAGAATGACAatgttgatgatgaagatgaagaaaatgatgCAGACTTCGAGCTTGAAATTGAAGAGGCACTTGAGAGTGACATtgatgaggatgcaagggatgggATTCAAGAAGAGGTTTATGATGTTGCTGGTCGCCGACCCAAGACTAGGCAAAATAGACGCAAGAAAGCTTCTGTTGAAGGCAACAAGAAGCTTTTGGGGCAGTCGAAGAGGCCATTACGCCCGCTCTTACCAAGTGCACCTCTAGCACAACGGCTGCCTTTTTCAACTCTGGATGGGAAAAGCTTCATAATGAACCATGCTGCAGATTTTCCTCCTTCAACAACTGATGGATCTATAAATGGATTTTCTCCACATCAGATTGGGCAATTGCATTgtctgatccatgaacacatgcAGCTTCTTGTTCAG GAATATCATAGACGCCAAGTGGGACTTACGTGTGATACTCGCTCAGAAAGGGAACCGTTATTCCCTTTAAGCTGTTTCCCTGCTTCTGAACCATGTGATCAAATTTTGAGAGGTGCTGATTCTCCAACTTTGAGTGTGGCACATTTGTCACCTAAAAGTGATCGAACACCTAAGAAGACAATGGCATCTGCCCTAGTTGAAAGGGCCAAAAAGCAATCAGTTGCTCTAGTTCCAAAGGAGATTGCTGAGATAGCTCAGAGATTTTATCCCTTGTTTAATCCTGCCCTTTACCCTCATAAACCACCCCCTGCCCCTCTTGCAAACCGTGTACTTTTCACCGAGGCAGAGGATGA ATTATTAGCATTGGGGTTAATGGAATATAATACAGACTGGAAAGCAATTCAGCAGCGCTTTCTTCCTTGCAAATCTAAGCATCAG ATTTTTGTAAGGCAGAAGAATCGTTCGTCCTCTAAAGCACCTGAAAATCCAATAAAG GCAGTTCGAAGGATGAAAAATTCTCCCTTGACAGCTGACGAAATAGCACGCATAGAAGAG GGGTTGAAGATATTTAAACTTGATTGGATGTCCATATGGAAGTTTTTTGTTCCTTATAGAGATCCATCCTTGCTACCTCGGCAATGGCGTATTGCTAATggaactcaaaagtcatataaATGTGACGCAACTAAAAATGCAAAGCGGCAGCTATATGAAAGAAACAGGAGAGCAAGCAAACCTGCAGCTTTGCCCAACTGGCAGACTTCACCAGAGAAAGAG GATAATAGCACGGATAAAGTTTGTGTAGACAAAAATAATGTACGTAATCAGATGGACAGAGAAGAGGAATCTTATGTTCATGAGGCATTTTTGGCAGATTGGGGACCAGGTACCTCCAATCTTGCTTCCAGTTTTCCCAACTCACAGCAGCAGGAGAAGTCCCCTCTGCAACCACCATTGCAGGAGGGCTCCCAAGTCAGTGAACAACTGCGTAGGAGTGGGTCAGAAGGTGCCCAAGCCCCTATCTTCAATGAATTTCCAGCCGCTGTAAG GTCATCTAGCTCTCAAGTATGTGGCAGACCCTATCGTGCACGTAGAGTTAATAATGCCCGTCTAGTGAAATTAGCTCCAGACCTGCCTCCTGTAAATCTTCCACCCTCTGTCCGTGTGATGTCACAGTCTGCTTTTAAGAGCTATCAGGGTGGAGCAACTGTGCAGCCTTCAAGTGCCAATTCTTCTGTTATAGGTCCTGGAGCAGAAGCTGGAGTTGGGAAAGTGGTTAAGCATACTGCAAATTCAGGAGTTTGTAATTCAGCAAAAGCAGGACAAATTACAATAAGCCCTGTGAACGCCAACACTAGTAATCGGCAGCCTCGAGATTCTCTAATCATCAGGAATAAGGATGCTTCTGAAGAAAGAGATGAGTCTGATCTTCAGATGCATCCTTTACTGTTTCAGGCCCCTGAAAACAGTCATTTTCCATATTATCCATTGCACTCTAGTGCAAGTGCTTCTAGTTCTTTTAACTTCTTTGCAGGAAGTCCACCCCAATTAAATCTGAGTCTCTTCCACAATCCACGCCATGCAAACAGTGCTGTTAATTTCCTTGCAAAGTCATTGAAGCCGAGTGAATCAGGTTCATCTTGTCGGGTTGATTTTCATCCACTTCTTCAAAGATCTGAGGATGTGAATTCCAGCTCAGTGGCTGCATGTTCCACAGCTCAATTTTCAGCAAATTTAGAGACATCTGAGGGAAGATGTGCTCAGGTTCAAAGTCCATTAGGTGGCACACCTAGTATGTGTTGTGCGCATAATAGTTCCGCTGCCTCTGCAGTGAGCCCCGGTCAAAAGATTAATGAACTTGACTTGGACATATGCCTCAGTTCCACATCCAGACAGCACAAGGCACTAGGAAGTGAAGATGTAAATGAATGTGGTACTGCTGTATCAGTAGCAAATGCCAAGGATTTTAGAAACCTAGGATCTCCAATGCCAAAGGATTCTTTGAAACAGTCCAGCCAATATATGCCTGTGGCTTATGCTCCAGACAAAATTGGCAGTAAGTTGGATTCGGGTGTCCATGCGGTGGTTGTAGCTAGTGATGAAGGAAACAGGAGCAGTGCTGATAATACTGAGGACCAATCTCTTCCAGAAATTGTAATGGAGCAGGAGGAGTTAAGTGACTCTGAGGATGAAGTTGGAGAGAATGTGGAGTTTGAATGTGAAGAGATGGCAGATTCAGAAGCAGAGGAGGGATCTGATTCTGACCAGATGGTTGACATGCAAAATGAG GATGTGGAGAAGGCAGATGCTGATGCCGATTCTAATGATCAACAGGACGATCCAATTAGGTGTGATGATTCAGAAGGCAATGCTTTTCAAACCGTAGAAGGCTGCCAGATGGGCAAGAAAATTGATCATTCCTCCAGCTCTTTATCTTTAAATTTAAACTCCTGTCCTCCAGGCTCTCCTTTAATGAAGAAGCCCAACAATGGAAGTCTAAAGGGCAGTAATACAGCTCCAGACGAGAAGGTTCATTCTGGTGCCAGAGCAGCTACTGAAAACATTCCATCAAATGATGACAATGTAGCATCTCAGAAGCAAGTCGTGGAGCTTGGATCACAATCAAATCTGAATTCTGGCATCACTTCATCGAAAAAACCTAGAAAACGTGCATGTGGTGCGGATTTGCGCTTACGGAGGGGCACaccaaaaagaagaaatacaagCTTGAAAACTGATATGAACTCAGCAAAGTCCAAGCAAGACAGCTAG
- the LOC113710221 gene encoding uncharacterized protein isoform X1, producing MLPREVGDPNGHGTIPACASVDKCGEYPMEQEVNENKGDTADGVGNRNEVEDGYEDEDEEEDVDFNPLLKDSPSQEASSSLSSENEGLDADVTDIRENASASVATDSTAKLPSPVQDCPVGDTDPGEEVVTQTETSTAGECKKGSEIGSLHEKSEGSGSRMFVDSDLVAGEFSPAVHSGKPVINMDDEDAICMRTRARYSLASFTLDELETFLQETDDDDDLQNVDDEEEYRKFLAAVLLGGDGDPQSAQENDNVDDEDEENDADFELEIEEALESDIDEDARDGIQEEVYDVAGRRPKTRQNRRKKASVEGNKKLLGQSKRPLRPLLPSAPLAQRLPFSTLDGKSFIMNHAADFPPSTTDGSINGFSPHQIGQLHCLIHEHMQLLVQVFSICVLEPSRRHIAAKVQELIKEMLHVRDHVLAWRRLPYPSFCFFPPHIHPSVPNEAPRISPVPCIDESSSVVDVWRSCPSGNNMVPPDIISASKGRLVQEYHRRQVGLTCDTRSEREPLFPLSCFPASEPCDQILRGADSPTLSVAHLSPKSDRTPKKTMASALVERAKKQSVALVPKEIAEIAQRFYPLFNPALYPHKPPPAPLANRVLFTEAEDELLALGLMEYNTDWKAIQQRFLPCKSKHQIFVRQKNRSSSKAPENPIKAVRRMKNSPLTADEIARIEEGLKIFKLDWMSIWKFFVPYRDPSLLPRQWRIANGTQKSYKCDATKNAKRQLYERNRRASKPAALPNWQTSPEKEDNSTDKVCVDKNNVRNQMDREEESYVHEAFLADWGPGTSNLASSFPNSQQQEKSPLQPPLQEGSQVSEQLRRSGSEGAQAPIFNEFPAAVRSSSSQVCGRPYRARRVNNARLVKLAPDLPPVNLPPSVRVMSQSAFKSYQGGATVQPSSANSSVIGPGAEAGVGKVVKHTANSGVCNSAKAGQITISPVNANTSNRQPRDSLIIRNKDASEERDESDLQMHPLLFQAPENSHFPYYPLHSSASASSSFNFFAGSPPQLNLSLFHNPRHANSAVNFLAKSLKPSESGSSCRVDFHPLLQRSEDVNSSSVAACSTAQFSANLETSEGRCAQVQSPLGGTPSMCCAHNSSAASAVSPGQKINELDLDICLSSTSRQHKALGSEDVNECGTAVSVANAKDFRNLGSPMPKDSLKQSSQYMPVAYAPDKIGSKLDSGVHAVVVASDEGNRSSADNTEDQSLPEIVMEQEELSDSEDEVGENVEFECEEMADSEAEEGSDSDQMVDMQNEDVEKADADADSNDQQDDPIRCDDSEGNAFQTVEGCQMGKKIDHSSSSLSLNLNSCPPGSPLMKKPNNGSLKGSNTAPDEKVHSGARAATENIPSNDDNVASQKQVVELGSQSNLNSGITSSKKPRKRACGADLRLRRGTPKRRNTSLKTDMNSAKSKQDS from the exons ATGCTACCACGGGAAGTTGGGGACCCCAATGGGCATGGTACAATTCCTGCCTGTGCCAGCGTAGACAAATGTGGTGAATATCCAATGGAACAAGAGGTCAATGAGAACAAGGGCGATACTGCAGATGGTGTTGGTAACAGAAATGAGGTTGAGGATGGatatgaagatgaagatgaggaAGAGGATGTAGATTTCAATCCTTTATTAAAGGATTCTCCTTCTCAAGAAGCTTCTTCAAGCTTGAGCTCTGAAAATGAAGGTTTGGATGCTGATGTTACGGATATTAGGGAAAATGCTTCTGCATCTGTAGCAACTGATTCCACAGCAAAGCTTCCCAGTCCAGTGCAGGACTGTCCTGTGGGAGACACTGACCCAGGTGAAGAGGTTGTGACACAGACTGAAACTTCTACTGCAGGAGAATGTAAAAAAGGCTCCGAAATTGGGTCCCTGCATGAAAAGAGTGAAGGATCAGGCAGCCGGATGTTTGTTGATAGTGATTTGGTGGCTGGGGAGTTCAGCCCTGCTGTACATTCCGGGAAGCCTGTAATAAATATGGACGATGAGGATGCAATTTGCATGCGCACAAGAGCTCGATACTCACTTGCTAGCTTTACACTTGATGAATTGGAGACTTTTCTTCAAGAAacagatgatgatgatgacctTCAAAatgttgatgatgaagaagagtACAGGAAATTTCTTGCTGCTGTTCTACTTGGTGGGGATGGGGACCCTCAAAGTGCACAAGAGAATGACAatgttgatgatgaagatgaagaaaatgatgCAGACTTCGAGCTTGAAATTGAAGAGGCACTTGAGAGTGACATtgatgaggatgcaagggatgggATTCAAGAAGAGGTTTATGATGTTGCTGGTCGCCGACCCAAGACTAGGCAAAATAGACGCAAGAAAGCTTCTGTTGAAGGCAACAAGAAGCTTTTGGGGCAGTCGAAGAGGCCATTACGCCCGCTCTTACCAAGTGCACCTCTAGCACAACGGCTGCCTTTTTCAACTCTGGATGGGAAAAGCTTCATAATGAACCATGCTGCAGATTTTCCTCCTTCAACAACTGATGGATCTATAAATGGATTTTCTCCACATCAGATTGGGCAATTGCATTgtctgatccatgaacacatgcAGCTTCTTGTTCAGGTATTTTCCATTTGTGTACTTGAGCCTTCTCGACGGCACATAGCTGCCAAAGTTCAGGAATTGATTAAAGAGATGCTTCATGTACGTGATCATGTGTTAGCATGGAGAAGATTACCATATCCTAGTTTCTGCTTCTTTCCTCCTCACATTCATCCATCAGTGCCAAATGAAGCACCCAGAATTTCCCCAGTGCCATGCATTGATGAATCTTCTTCTGTTGTTGACGTTTGGAGAAGCTGTCCTTCAGGGAATAACATGGTACCGCCTGATATCATCTCTGCTTCAAAAGGAAGAC TGGTGCAGGAATATCATAGACGCCAAGTGGGACTTACGTGTGATACTCGCTCAGAAAGGGAACCGTTATTCCCTTTAAGCTGTTTCCCTGCTTCTGAACCATGTGATCAAATTTTGAGAGGTGCTGATTCTCCAACTTTGAGTGTGGCACATTTGTCACCTAAAAGTGATCGAACACCTAAGAAGACAATGGCATCTGCCCTAGTTGAAAGGGCCAAAAAGCAATCAGTTGCTCTAGTTCCAAAGGAGATTGCTGAGATAGCTCAGAGATTTTATCCCTTGTTTAATCCTGCCCTTTACCCTCATAAACCACCCCCTGCCCCTCTTGCAAACCGTGTACTTTTCACCGAGGCAGAGGATGA ATTATTAGCATTGGGGTTAATGGAATATAATACAGACTGGAAAGCAATTCAGCAGCGCTTTCTTCCTTGCAAATCTAAGCATCAG ATTTTTGTAAGGCAGAAGAATCGTTCGTCCTCTAAAGCACCTGAAAATCCAATAAAG GCAGTTCGAAGGATGAAAAATTCTCCCTTGACAGCTGACGAAATAGCACGCATAGAAGAG GGGTTGAAGATATTTAAACTTGATTGGATGTCCATATGGAAGTTTTTTGTTCCTTATAGAGATCCATCCTTGCTACCTCGGCAATGGCGTATTGCTAATggaactcaaaagtcatataaATGTGACGCAACTAAAAATGCAAAGCGGCAGCTATATGAAAGAAACAGGAGAGCAAGCAAACCTGCAGCTTTGCCCAACTGGCAGACTTCACCAGAGAAAGAG GATAATAGCACGGATAAAGTTTGTGTAGACAAAAATAATGTACGTAATCAGATGGACAGAGAAGAGGAATCTTATGTTCATGAGGCATTTTTGGCAGATTGGGGACCAGGTACCTCCAATCTTGCTTCCAGTTTTCCCAACTCACAGCAGCAGGAGAAGTCCCCTCTGCAACCACCATTGCAGGAGGGCTCCCAAGTCAGTGAACAACTGCGTAGGAGTGGGTCAGAAGGTGCCCAAGCCCCTATCTTCAATGAATTTCCAGCCGCTGTAAG GTCATCTAGCTCTCAAGTATGTGGCAGACCCTATCGTGCACGTAGAGTTAATAATGCCCGTCTAGTGAAATTAGCTCCAGACCTGCCTCCTGTAAATCTTCCACCCTCTGTCCGTGTGATGTCACAGTCTGCTTTTAAGAGCTATCAGGGTGGAGCAACTGTGCAGCCTTCAAGTGCCAATTCTTCTGTTATAGGTCCTGGAGCAGAAGCTGGAGTTGGGAAAGTGGTTAAGCATACTGCAAATTCAGGAGTTTGTAATTCAGCAAAAGCAGGACAAATTACAATAAGCCCTGTGAACGCCAACACTAGTAATCGGCAGCCTCGAGATTCTCTAATCATCAGGAATAAGGATGCTTCTGAAGAAAGAGATGAGTCTGATCTTCAGATGCATCCTTTACTGTTTCAGGCCCCTGAAAACAGTCATTTTCCATATTATCCATTGCACTCTAGTGCAAGTGCTTCTAGTTCTTTTAACTTCTTTGCAGGAAGTCCACCCCAATTAAATCTGAGTCTCTTCCACAATCCACGCCATGCAAACAGTGCTGTTAATTTCCTTGCAAAGTCATTGAAGCCGAGTGAATCAGGTTCATCTTGTCGGGTTGATTTTCATCCACTTCTTCAAAGATCTGAGGATGTGAATTCCAGCTCAGTGGCTGCATGTTCCACAGCTCAATTTTCAGCAAATTTAGAGACATCTGAGGGAAGATGTGCTCAGGTTCAAAGTCCATTAGGTGGCACACCTAGTATGTGTTGTGCGCATAATAGTTCCGCTGCCTCTGCAGTGAGCCCCGGTCAAAAGATTAATGAACTTGACTTGGACATATGCCTCAGTTCCACATCCAGACAGCACAAGGCACTAGGAAGTGAAGATGTAAATGAATGTGGTACTGCTGTATCAGTAGCAAATGCCAAGGATTTTAGAAACCTAGGATCTCCAATGCCAAAGGATTCTTTGAAACAGTCCAGCCAATATATGCCTGTGGCTTATGCTCCAGACAAAATTGGCAGTAAGTTGGATTCGGGTGTCCATGCGGTGGTTGTAGCTAGTGATGAAGGAAACAGGAGCAGTGCTGATAATACTGAGGACCAATCTCTTCCAGAAATTGTAATGGAGCAGGAGGAGTTAAGTGACTCTGAGGATGAAGTTGGAGAGAATGTGGAGTTTGAATGTGAAGAGATGGCAGATTCAGAAGCAGAGGAGGGATCTGATTCTGACCAGATGGTTGACATGCAAAATGAG GATGTGGAGAAGGCAGATGCTGATGCCGATTCTAATGATCAACAGGACGATCCAATTAGGTGTGATGATTCAGAAGGCAATGCTTTTCAAACCGTAGAAGGCTGCCAGATGGGCAAGAAAATTGATCATTCCTCCAGCTCTTTATCTTTAAATTTAAACTCCTGTCCTCCAGGCTCTCCTTTAATGAAGAAGCCCAACAATGGAAGTCTAAAGGGCAGTAATACAGCTCCAGACGAGAAGGTTCATTCTGGTGCCAGAGCAGCTACTGAAAACATTCCATCAAATGATGACAATGTAGCATCTCAGAAGCAAGTCGTGGAGCTTGGATCACAATCAAATCTGAATTCTGGCATCACTTCATCGAAAAAACCTAGAAAACGTGCATGTGGTGCGGATTTGCGCTTACGGAGGGGCACaccaaaaagaagaaatacaagCTTGAAAACTGATATGAACTCAGCAAAGTCCAAGCAAGACAGCTAG